A window of the Haloarcula litorea genome harbors these coding sequences:
- the lrpA1 gene encoding HTH-type transcriptional regulator LrpA1 has protein sequence MSTESTERRILSVLEEDAQASYAEIADRADVSKPTVRKYITKLEEEGVIVGYSADVDPKKLAGQSIAMVGIDVASERYVEATRQLKHVESVEALYTSSGDHMLMAEVRAADGDSLAAVIEDEILSLDGVTAAHPSFLQERLK, from the coding sequence ATGAGTACCGAGTCCACGGAGCGTCGAATCCTCTCGGTGTTGGAGGAGGACGCACAGGCCTCCTACGCCGAGATCGCTGACAGGGCGGACGTGTCGAAACCGACCGTCCGCAAGTACATCACGAAGCTCGAGGAGGAGGGGGTCATCGTCGGCTACTCCGCGGACGTGGACCCGAAGAAACTCGCCGGCCAGTCCATCGCGATGGTGGGGATCGACGTGGCCAGCGAGCGCTACGTCGAGGCGACTCGGCAACTGAAGCACGTCGAGTCCGTCGAGGCGCTGTACACCTCCAGCGGGGACCATATGCTGATGGCGGAGGTCCGCGCGGCCGACGGGGATTCGCTGGCGGCCGTCATCGAGGACGAGATCCTCTCCCTGGACGGCGTCACGGCCGCCCACCCCTCGTTCCTGCAGGAACGACTGAAGTGA